CCTATGAACTTGCGAGAAAAACAGGTTTTACCAACATCAATGTGGATTTGATGAGCTCCCTTCCGGGACAGACACCAAAGACGTTTGCAAAAACGCTTCAGCAGGTGATAAGGCTTCATCCAGAGCACATTTCAGCATATTCTTTGATTATTGAAAAAGGAACGCCTTTTTATGAAACTTATAAGTTTGATGCAGTGAAACAAAGAGCCGGAATGCAGACCGAATTTTTGCCGACGGAAGATGAAGAGTACGAGATTGGAAAATTAACGCAGGTGGTTTTGGAAAAAGCAGGGTATCACCGCTATGAGGTTTCGAATTATGCAAGAGAAGGATATGCCTGCCGCCACAACATTGGTTACTGGAGGAGAACGAATTATCTTGGAATGGGACTTGGAGCAGCCTCCCTTCTGGAGAACATCCGTTATACCAATACATCGGATTTGTATCACTATATTGAGGAAAGCGTTGACATCAAGAATGTCATGGTGCCGGTGACGTTAGCAAACCAGACGACTGTACCGGTTCCGGCAACCAATCTTTCTGATACCGTGGATGTCATTGAGCGAAATGCACAGATGGAAGAATTTATGTTTTTAGGACTTCGTATGACACAAGGGGTCTTTCGAGAAGATTTTGAGCGTGCGTTCGGAATGACGATTGAATCCGTTTATGGAGAGGTATTGCAGACCCTGTTACAGGAAGGGTTACTTGAAAAAAGTGAGGGCAGAATTTTTCTGACCGACCGGGGAATGGAATTAAACAGCTATGTGACGTCACAATTCCTTTTTGGAAATTAGATTGTATCTTAAAAAATACTTGTTAAAATATTGTCAATCTCGAAAATCCGTGTTAAGATAAGTTGTCTGCGTAATGAGAAAGATTCTTGTTACAAAGCCATAGGAAAATCGAATACGGATGTCACTGACGTCAAAAATCGGATGATTTGAGAGGAAAGAGATTGGCATATTACAATGGAGCATACTAGCGGCCACTCTTTTTTGCGTACAAAAAAGGGTGGCTTTTTTAGTTGAAAAGATTGGGATGTTGGAAAGGCTGTTCTATAAATTTATTTTCTGATTTGGTTTGGGTGTCAAAAGATGCCCCCAAACCTGGCTAATTGACAAATTACAAAACGTCAAGTTTATTTTGTGCTGATGTACGAACATAAGAAAATCTAAGTATGCTTGAAAAAGTAATCTTAGAGTGACGTGACCGGCATTCAACGAGCCTTCCATGGCTCGTGAAGCCTTGTTCTGCCATCCGTGGCAGAACATCACTGATGATGGACAAGTATACAAAGATTTTCTAATGTTCTTCCAAAGGCACGAAATAAACCTGTCTTTTTGCAATTTGTCAGTCAGCAGACAACGAGCCATCTTTTGACACCCGAACCCAAATCAGAAAATAAATTTATAGAACAGCCCTTCCAACACCCAAATCTTTCAAAAAACGTCGCACATCGAGGAAAGGAGCAATCATGGAGACGAGAGTGGCTTTGATTGGAATTATGGTGGAAAATCCGGATTCTGTGGGAGAATTAAACCAGCTGCTTCACGAGTATGGAAGTTACATCATTGGCAGAATGGGAATTCCGTATAAGGAGCGCGGAATCAACATCATAAGCGTTGCGATTGATGCACCGCAGGATAAAATCAATGCATTGTCCGGGAAAATCGGTAGATTGAACGGAATCAGTGCAAAGACGGTTTATTCCAATTTAAAAGAGAACAAATAAGAAATTTGAGGTTATATGAAAAAAGAATTTGAACTTATTACACAAATCAGAGAAAATCAGTCGATAAGCAGAGAGCAGTTTGAGACGCTTATGACGTGTGAGGATGCGCAGGTGATTGATTTTTTACATCAGCAGGCAAGAGAAGTGGCGGATGGCATTTATGAGAATAAAGTTTATATCCGCGGCCTGATTGAGTTTACAAACTACTGCAAAAATGACTGCCTGTATTGTGGAATCCGCAGAAGCAATGCGAAGGCGAACCGGTATCGTCTTACCAAAGAAGAGATTTTGGACTGCTGCAAGGTCGGATATGAATTAGGATTTCGGACATTCGTGCTGCAGGGCGGGGAAGACCCTTATTTTACAGATGACAGAATTTGTGAAATTGTATCTGCAATTCGAACAACTTATCCCGACTGTGCCATCACACTTTCCATTGGCGAGAAGGAAAAAGAAAGTTACGAGCGCTACTACAAGGCGGGAGCCAATCGTTATCTGCTCCGTCATGAGACCGCGGACGAGGCGCATTACCAATATCTGCATCCAAAAGAATTATCCCTTGCGCATCGCAAACAATGCCTTTGGGATTTAAAGGAGATTGGTTACCAGGTAGGATGCGGTTTTATGGTGGGTTCCCCTCACCAGACCAGAGATACCCTGTATGAGGATTTGATGTTTATCAAAGAACTGCAGCCGCACATGGTTGGAATTGGGCCGTTTATTCCACAGCAGGATACTCCGTTTGCAAAGGAGACAGCAGGAACGATGGAAGAGACGCTCCGGCTGCTTTCCATCATCCGGCTGATTCATCCGCATGTGTTATTGCCGGCGACAACAGCCCTAGGAACGATTCATCCGTTAGGAAGAGAAAAAGGAATCCAGGCGGGCGCCAATGTCGTGATGCCGAACCTTTCCCCGGTTGAGGTAAGGGACAAATATAAACTGTATGACAACAAAATCTGTACCGGCGATGAAGCCGCAGAGTGCCGTTTCTGTATGCAAAGACGTATGGAAAGCATCGGTTACGAAGTGGTGACAGACCGTGGAGATTTCAAATAGTAGAAAGAAGGAAAAAAATGTATAACGTAAAATCATTAAAAGCAGAAGAATTTATTTCAGATGAAGAGATTCAGGAGACACTTGCCTACGCAGATGCGAACAAGGACAACGTAGAACTGATTGACCAGATTATTGCAAAGGCAAAATTAGAAAAAGGACTGACACACCGTGAGGCATCTGTCTTATTAGCCTGTGAAATCCCGGAAAAATTAGACGAAGTCTACAAATTAGCAGAAAAAATCAAACAGGACTACTACGGAAACCGTATCGTTATGTTTGCACCGCTTTACTTATCCAACTATTGTGTCAATGGCTGTGTGTACTGTCCATATCATATGAAAAACAAACACATCGCCCGTAAAAAACTAACACAGGACGAGGTGCGCAAAGAAGTAATCGCATTGCAGGATATGGGACACAAACGACTTGCAATCGAGGCAGGAGAGGACCCGGTCAACAACCCAATCGAATATATCTTAGAGTGTATCGATACCATTTACAGCATCAAACACAAAAACGGTGCCATCCGTCGTGTTAATGTCAATATTGCCGCAACAACAGTCGAAAACTACCGTAAATTAAAAGAAGCCGGAATCGGAACCTATATTCTTTTCCAGGAGACCTACCACAAAAAGAGTTACGAAGAACTTCACCCGACAGGACCAAAACATGATTACGCCTATCACACAGAAGCAATGGATCGTGCGATGGAAGGTGGAATCGATGACGTAGGACTTGGTGTTTTATTCGGTCTTGAAATGTACCGCTATGAGTTTGCAGGACTCTTAATGCATGCAGAACACTTAGAGGCAGTACATGGCGTCGGACCACATACCATCAGTGTTCCTCGTGTCAAACATGCGGATGACATCGATCCAAACGCATTTGATAACGGCATCACCGACGATACTTTTGCAAAAATCTGTGCTTTAATCCGTATCTCCGTTCCATACACCGGAATGATTATCTCCACACGTGAGAGCCAGGCAGTTCGTGAAAAAGTATTGCCACTTGGTGTTTCCCAGATTAGTGGCGCTTCACGTACAAGTGTAGGTGGATATGCTGAGCCAGAACCGGAAGAAGAAAGTTCCGAACAGTTTGACGTCAGCGACAACCGTACCTTAGATGAAGTTGTAAACTGGCTGATGAAATTAGGTTATATTCCATCCTTCTGTACCGCATGCTACAGAGAAGGAAGAACCGGTGACCGTTTTATGGCACTTTGCAAGAGCATGCAGATTTTGAACTGCTGTCATCCAAACGCACTTATGACATTAAAGGAGTACTTGGAGGATTATGCAAGTGAAGAGACCAGAGAAATCGGAATGGCATTAATCGAGAAAGAATTAGAGAAAATCCCGAATCCAAAGGTAAAACAGACTGCATACGAGCATATTCATGACATCGCAGAAGGAAAACGTGATTTCCGTTTCTAAAAGCAGTCTTGTTTGACATGATAGGATGGTAATAAATTGCCGCAATTGTTGATGACTGACATCATGGGGATGATGGAATCGAAAGGAAAAAGTAATATGGCAACTCTAAATGAAACACCGAGCAGCAATCGGCTTCACATTGGAATCTATGGAAAAACAAACAGTGGAAAGTCTTCCTTTATCAATGCATTTACGAATCAGGAAGTCTCCATTGTGGCAGATGTAGCTGGTACAACCACCGATCCGGTTTATAAGCCGATGGAAATCAATCCACTCGGACCATGTGTCATTATTGACACAGCAGGTTTTGATGACGAGACAGAACTTGGCGCAAGACGTGTGGAAAAGACACAGCTTGCCGCAGAAAAAACGGATATTGCCGTCATTTTAGTGACGGCGGAAGCATCCGAAGAATCGGCTTCGGTATCCCAAAAAGAGATGGGCTGGAAAGCTGGAAATTTTGTGGAAAGTTTCCCGGAAGAGGCAAAGTGGTATCATATTTTTAAAGAAAAAAAGACACCGATTCTTTTCGTGGTCAACAAGGCAGACCAGGAAGAGGATTCCAATGCCTTAGCGGAATGGTTAAGAGAGCAGACAAAGACGGAGACGATTGTCGTCAGTGCCAAGACAGGTGATGGCATGGAGCAGGTAAAAGCTGCATTGACCCGCCTTATGCCGGAAAATTTCGGGGAAGAATATATCACCGGAACGTTAGTCGGCGAGGACGATTTAGTCCTTCTTGTGATGCCACAGGATATCCAGGCACCAAAAGGACGCTTGATTCTGCCGCAGGTGCAGACATTGCGGGAACTTTTAGATAAAAAATGTATGGTCATGAGTGTGACGACAGATAAATTGGTTCCTGTTTTAAAGGTCTTAAATCAGCCGCCAAAACTCATTATCACCGACTCCCAGGTATTTGGTTATGTCTATGAGCAGAAACCAAAGGAAAGTATGCTGACTTCCTTTTCGGTGCTGTTTGCAGCTTACAAAGGAGACCTTCCCTATTATATCGAAGGTGCAAAAGCAATCGATTCCCTGAAAGAGACATCGAAGGTATTGATTGCAGAGTGCTGTACGCATGCGCCGTTAGCGGAGGATATCGGACGTGTGAAGATTCCACGCATGCTGCGCAAACGTGTGGGAGAGGGACTTACCGTAGACGTGGTAAGCGGAACGGACTTCCCGGAAAACTTAAGTGATTACGACTTAATCATTCAGTGCGGCGCCTGTATGTTCAACCGCAAGTATGTGCTTTCGCGCATTGACCGTGCCAGAGCGCAGAAGGTGGCAATGACCAATTACGGTGTCACCATTGCACATATCACCGGAATTTTAGATAAAATTGCAGAACCTTAAAAATTGAAAAAGCGAATACCTAAAAAAAAGATACCATTTTTAAAAATGGTATCTTTTTTTGTATGCCCATCTTCTTTACAATGCAACTAACAGTGAAAAAGGAAAAGAGAGGCATGTGTTATGGAATATAAGTTTTTAGACGAAAATGGTACATTTTGCATGGACAGACCGGAAAATAACAGTGATTTTTATTTCCCGATTGCCGCAGAAAACGGAATCAAAAGTGCGGTGACGCCAAACTGGGGCGGAGATAGTAAATGGGATCAAAATCATTTTTTGTTAGAGCCTGTCAGTGTGGAAAATTTGCATAATAACCGGAGCAGCAGAAACTTCTGGTGTCAGGTGAAAGGAATTGGAAACTGGTCCGTGACAGGTGTTTCCGCGGAGGCAAATGCAGCGAAATTCACGGATTGTCAGGAAGAAAGCCAGATGGAAGCAGGTTACATGTGGCAGACGACACGAAGAAGTTCCAAAAAATATCAGTTACAGTCAGAAGTCACCATGTTTGCACCGGAAGTGGATGAGGATTTTTCGATGGAAGTGATGCAGGTGAAGGTCACAAACATAGGAAGAATCTGCGCGTTTCTTACACCGGTTGCCGCCGTTCCGATTTATGGAAGAAGTGCAGATAATATAAGAGATCACAGACACGTGACATCTTTGTTACATAGAATTTCCACAATGGACTGTGGTGTAGAAGTGACACCGACCATGTCCTTTGATGAGAGAGGACATCAGGAGAACTATACCACCTACTTTGTGTGCGGTGTCACGGGAGAAGGCGGCAAGCCAAAACGTTTTTATCCGACGCTGCGCGAATTTATTGGGGAGGGCGGTAACTTAGAACGTCCAAGAGCATTGATAGAAAAGAAAGAAGGACATCCTGCCGGCGCTTCCTTTACCGGGGAGGCATTTGGCGGAATAAAATTTGAGGAAATCTGCTTAGAACCGGGAGAGACGGCAAGCTATACCATCTTTTTAGGTATCTGCAAAGGTTCTGGCACACGAGAGGAAAAGAAAGAAAAGATTGCGAAAATAATCGAAAAATATAAAACCGAAAAACTGGTAGAAGAAGCATTTTTAAAGACCAAGGAGAAATGGAAAAACCAGGTGAACGTTCATTATCACACCGGAGAGGAAACATTCGACCAGTTTTTAAATTGGGTAAGTTTCCAGCCAATTTTAAGAAGAATTTACGGTTGTTCCTTTTTACCACATCATGATTACGGAAAAGGTGGAAGAGGATGGAGAGATCTCTGGCAGGACTGTCTGGCACTTTTGATTATGAGTCCGACGCAGGTTCGAAAAATGTTGTTAGATAATTTTGGCGGTGTGCGGATTGACGGAACAAATGCCACAATCATCGGAGAGAAACAGGGAGAATTTGTCGCAGACCGTAACAATATTACAAGAGTGTGGATGGATCATGGCGTCTGGCCGCTTTTGACCACAAATCTGTACTTAGAGCAGACCGGAGATTTTTCCATTTTAGAGGAGAAAGTTCCGTATTTTAAAGACAAACAGATTGTCCGTGGTACAAAGACAGATGAGGAATGGAAGGAAGGGGAGACCTGGCAGCAGACAAAGAACGGAGAAATCTATTATGGAAGCGTGTTAGAACATTTGTTAATCCAGCATTTGACGGCATTCTATGAAGTTGGGGAACACAATGAAATTTTGCTGCGCGGTGCAGATTGGAACGATGCTTTGGATATGGCATCAAAGCGCGGAGAGAGCGTTGCCTATACCAATGCTTATGCCGGAAATTTAAAGAGCCTGGCTTCCATTATCCGTTACGAAGCTAAAAGAACAGGAAAAAAACAGCTTCTGTTATGGGAAGAAATCGAAAGATTATTGGAAGATAACAAAGAACTTTATGAATCCGTTTCAGACAAGAAAAAATGTCTGGATTCCTACTTGGAACAGGGATGTCATTTCATTTCCGGAAAAAGAAAGGAATTTGACGCGGAGGATGTTGCAACAGGGTTAGAGCATAAGGCTGACTGGATGATGGAACATATCCGTAAGACGGAATGGGTGACGGACGCAAAAGGAAATGGCTGGTTCAACGGCTACTATGATGACCACGGAAGAATGGTAGAAGGAAAGATGGAACAGGGTGTCCGCATGATGCTGACAAGTCAGGTGTTCTCTATTATGGCGGGTACTGCAACCGATGAACAGGTGCGTGCAATTACAAAGAGTGCGGATACGTATCTTTTTGAAAAAGAGATTGGTGGTTATCGTCTGAATACAGATTTTAAAGAAGTGAAGATGGATTTAGGCCGCATGTTTGGATTTGCTTATGGAGAAAAGGAAAATGGAGCAGTATTTTCCCACATGGCGGTCATGTATGCAAATGCACTGTATCAGAGGGGATTTGTGGAAGAAGGATACAAAGCGTTGAAAGCATTAGAAGAACAGGCGATGAATCCTTCCGTCAGTCACATTTATCCGGGAATTCCAGAGTATTTTAACAGTGATGGAAAGGGCTTGTACCACTATCTGACCGGAGCTGCAAGCTGGTATATGCTCACGGTAATCACACAGATGTTTGGTGTTCGTGGAGAGAAAGGCGCCCTAAAGATTGCACCAAAACTCAAAAAAGAGCAGTTCGATGCGAAAAATGAGGCAAAAATTACATTGCCGTTTGGTGGAAAAAACTGGGAAATCTGTTTAAAAAATCAGTTCGGAGCCGAATACGGAACCTATCAGATAAAAAAAGCAGTATGGAATCAGACCGAATGTCAGCTGGACGGAGCAGAGTCATTCCTTTTGACAAAAGAGGAGATAGAACAGGCACCACAAAATAATGTAATAGAGATTTGGCTTAGTTAAAAAGGCAGAAGGAGAGAATGATTATGAAATTTGAACAGAGAGATTATGGAAAAAAGACAACATTTGCAAGCTTTC
This genomic window from Roseburia sp. 831b contains:
- the hydF gene encoding [FeFe] hydrogenase H-cluster maturation GTPase HydF is translated as MATLNETPSSNRLHIGIYGKTNSGKSSFINAFTNQEVSIVADVAGTTTDPVYKPMEINPLGPCVIIDTAGFDDETELGARRVEKTQLAAEKTDIAVILVTAEASEESASVSQKEMGWKAGNFVESFPEEAKWYHIFKEKKTPILFVVNKADQEEDSNALAEWLREQTKTETIVVSAKTGDGMEQVKAALTRLMPENFGEEYITGTLVGEDDLVLLVMPQDIQAPKGRLILPQVQTLRELLDKKCMVMSVTTDKLVPVLKVLNQPPKLIITDSQVFGYVYEQKPKESMLTSFSVLFAAYKGDLPYYIEGAKAIDSLKETSKVLIAECCTHAPLAEDIGRVKIPRMLRKRVGEGLTVDVVSGTDFPENLSDYDLIIQCGACMFNRKYVLSRIDRARAQKVAMTNYGVTIAHITGILDKIAEP
- a CDS encoding GH36-type glycosyl hydrolase domain-containing protein, whose protein sequence is MEYKFLDENGTFCMDRPENNSDFYFPIAAENGIKSAVTPNWGGDSKWDQNHFLLEPVSVENLHNNRSSRNFWCQVKGIGNWSVTGVSAEANAAKFTDCQEESQMEAGYMWQTTRRSSKKYQLQSEVTMFAPEVDEDFSMEVMQVKVTNIGRICAFLTPVAAVPIYGRSADNIRDHRHVTSLLHRISTMDCGVEVTPTMSFDERGHQENYTTYFVCGVTGEGGKPKRFYPTLREFIGEGGNLERPRALIEKKEGHPAGASFTGEAFGGIKFEEICLEPGETASYTIFLGICKGSGTREEKKEKIAKIIEKYKTEKLVEEAFLKTKEKWKNQVNVHYHTGEETFDQFLNWVSFQPILRRIYGCSFLPHHDYGKGGRGWRDLWQDCLALLIMSPTQVRKMLLDNFGGVRIDGTNATIIGEKQGEFVADRNNITRVWMDHGVWPLLTTNLYLEQTGDFSILEEKVPYFKDKQIVRGTKTDEEWKEGETWQQTKNGEIYYGSVLEHLLIQHLTAFYEVGEHNEILLRGADWNDALDMASKRGESVAYTNAYAGNLKSLASIIRYEAKRTGKKQLLLWEEIERLLEDNKELYESVSDKKKCLDSYLEQGCHFISGKRKEFDAEDVATGLEHKADWMMEHIRKTEWVTDAKGNGWFNGYYDDHGRMVEGKMEQGVRMMLTSQVFSIMAGTATDEQVRAITKSADTYLFEKEIGGYRLNTDFKEVKMDLGRMFGFAYGEKENGAVFSHMAVMYANALYQRGFVEEGYKALKALEEQAMNPSVSHIYPGIPEYFNSDGKGLYHYLTGAASWYMLTVITQMFGVRGEKGALKIAPKLKKEQFDAKNEAKITLPFGGKNWEICLKNQFGAEYGTYQIKKAVWNQTECQLDGAESFLLTKEEIEQAPQNNVIEIWLS
- a CDS encoding TM1266 family iron-only hydrogenase system putative regulator → METRVALIGIMVENPDSVGELNQLLHEYGSYIIGRMGIPYKERGINIISVAIDAPQDKINALSGKIGRLNGISAKTVYSNLKENK
- the hydE gene encoding [FeFe] hydrogenase H-cluster radical SAM maturase HydE is translated as MKKEFELITQIRENQSISREQFETLMTCEDAQVIDFLHQQAREVADGIYENKVYIRGLIEFTNYCKNDCLYCGIRRSNAKANRYRLTKEEILDCCKVGYELGFRTFVLQGGEDPYFTDDRICEIVSAIRTTYPDCAITLSIGEKEKESYERYYKAGANRYLLRHETADEAHYQYLHPKELSLAHRKQCLWDLKEIGYQVGCGFMVGSPHQTRDTLYEDLMFIKELQPHMVGIGPFIPQQDTPFAKETAGTMEETLRLLSIIRLIHPHVLLPATTALGTIHPLGREKGIQAGANVVMPNLSPVEVRDKYKLYDNKICTGDEAAECRFCMQRRMESIGYEVVTDRGDFK
- the hydG gene encoding [FeFe] hydrogenase H-cluster radical SAM maturase HydG, producing the protein MYNVKSLKAEEFISDEEIQETLAYADANKDNVELIDQIIAKAKLEKGLTHREASVLLACEIPEKLDEVYKLAEKIKQDYYGNRIVMFAPLYLSNYCVNGCVYCPYHMKNKHIARKKLTQDEVRKEVIALQDMGHKRLAIEAGEDPVNNPIEYILECIDTIYSIKHKNGAIRRVNVNIAATTVENYRKLKEAGIGTYILFQETYHKKSYEELHPTGPKHDYAYHTEAMDRAMEGGIDDVGLGVLFGLEMYRYEFAGLLMHAEHLEAVHGVGPHTISVPRVKHADDIDPNAFDNGITDDTFAKICALIRISVPYTGMIISTRESQAVREKVLPLGVSQISGASRTSVGGYAEPEPEEESSEQFDVSDNRTLDEVVNWLMKLGYIPSFCTACYREGRTGDRFMALCKSMQILNCCHPNALMTLKEYLEDYASEETREIGMALIEKELEKIPNPKVKQTAYEHIHDIAEGKRDFRF
- the hemW gene encoding coproporphyrinogen-III oxidase family protein, yielding MKKCLYCDFLSAPADEETQREYVEALLREIRFFGERSSDYVVSTIYIGGGTPSWLDESLMAKIMEEITHRFLLAKDAEITIECNPGTVTERKFQVYKKIGINRLSIGLQSVNEKELQLLGRVHTFDQFLKTYELARKTGFTNINVDLMSSLPGQTPKTFAKTLQQVIRLHPEHISAYSLIIEKGTPFYETYKFDAVKQRAGMQTEFLPTEDEEYEIGKLTQVVLEKAGYHRYEVSNYAREGYACRHNIGYWRRTNYLGMGLGAASLLENIRYTNTSDLYHYIEESVDIKNVMVPVTLANQTTVPVPATNLSDTVDVIERNAQMEEFMFLGLRMTQGVFREDFERAFGMTIESVYGEVLQTLLQEGLLEKSEGRIFLTDRGMELNSYVTSQFLFGN